The Pseudomonas baetica genome includes a region encoding these proteins:
- a CDS encoding PA3496 family putative envelope integrity protein, translated as MSTDKETLDVEDDFVAAEPDAEPVVEVAKTNLNKRRTIDNMLEERRLQKQLADYDFDL; from the coding sequence ATGAGTACTGACAAAGAAACACTGGATGTAGAAGACGACTTCGTTGCCGCAGAGCCTGATGCCGAACCGGTGGTCGAAGTCGCTAAAACCAATCTAAACAAGCGCCGCACTATCGATAACATGCTTGAGGAGCGCCGACTGCAAAAGCAATTGGCCGATTACGATTTTGATCTCTGA
- the rsxB gene encoding electron transport complex subunit RsxB has product MSLIQRIDALLPQTQCGKCGHPGCKPYAQGIVDGEPINKCPPGGDETVAALAELLKVPVLELDVSRGTAPPQVAYIREAECIGCTKCIQACPIDAIVGAAKLMHTVIIDECTGCDLCVAPCPVDCIEMHPLPLGTLPVVGGLAFSLEDQRARAAKRDHARQRFERRNARLQREEQQKQAEREARAKKTVQAEVTATDPVQAALERVRAQKIATADAALKKAKIDVAMSRAQLHKSLKAFGHPPTFEQQSQLIVLQQQFEAAEQALANLESTAPAVPLASAPAPAKDADLKRAKIQLAMRRAELKKVQTAEAPTEQIATLEQALRDAEQALHAAESSSDQPAPDLVRVEKRPIDSQLRQLKTELAYARADLSKLERSGDTPSEILDKARARLQDAERQVQDHVAP; this is encoded by the coding sequence ATGAGTCTGATTCAACGCATCGATGCCCTGCTGCCGCAGACCCAATGCGGCAAGTGCGGCCACCCCGGATGCAAACCCTACGCGCAAGGCATCGTTGACGGCGAGCCGATCAACAAATGCCCGCCGGGCGGCGACGAAACGGTCGCGGCGCTGGCCGAACTGTTGAAAGTGCCGGTGCTGGAACTGGACGTCAGTCGCGGCACGGCACCGCCGCAAGTGGCGTACATCCGCGAAGCCGAATGCATCGGTTGCACCAAGTGCATTCAGGCCTGCCCGATCGACGCGATCGTTGGCGCCGCCAAACTGATGCACACGGTGATCATCGACGAATGCACCGGTTGCGATCTGTGCGTGGCGCCGTGCCCGGTGGACTGCATCGAAATGCATCCACTGCCGCTCGGCACGCTGCCAGTGGTCGGTGGCCTCGCCTTCAGCCTCGAAGACCAACGCGCCCGCGCCGCCAAACGCGATCATGCACGCCAGCGCTTCGAGCGACGCAACGCCCGCCTGCAACGGGAGGAACAGCAGAAACAGGCTGAGCGCGAGGCGCGGGCGAAAAAAACCGTGCAAGCCGAAGTCACGGCCACCGACCCGGTGCAAGCTGCCCTTGAACGCGTGCGCGCGCAGAAAATCGCCACCGCTGACGCCGCGCTGAAAAAAGCCAAGATCGACGTGGCGATGAGCCGCGCGCAATTGCACAAATCGCTGAAAGCCTTCGGCCATCCGCCGACGTTTGAGCAACAGTCGCAACTGATCGTTTTGCAGCAACAATTCGAAGCGGCTGAACAGGCGTTGGCGAACCTTGAAAGCACCGCACCTGCCGTTCCGCTCGCGTCAGCACCAGCCCCGGCGAAGGACGCTGATCTGAAGCGGGCGAAAATCCAGCTGGCCATGCGCCGCGCCGAACTGAAAAAGGTCCAGACCGCCGAAGCGCCGACGGAGCAGATCGCCACACTGGAACAAGCCCTGCGTGACGCAGAGCAAGCTCTGCACGCCGCCGAATCCTCAAGCGATCAGCCCGCGCCGGACCTCGTGCGCGTGGAAAAGCGCCCTATCGACAGCCAACTGCGCCAGTTGAAAACCGAATTGGCCTACGCCCGCGCCGACCTGAGCAAACTCGAACGTAGCGGCGACACGCCAAGCGAAATTCTCGACAAGGCCCGCGCCCGCCTGCAAGACGCCGAGCGCCAGGTGCAAGACCATGTCGCCCCTTGA
- a CDS encoding RnfABCDGE type electron transport complex subunit D — MSPLETPDERLQQAMKMVLLAMLPGLLALFWFFGWGVLINLILAVSTALIVEAGITRLRRQPLLPTLSDGSALVSATLLAAALPPYCPWWLTVTAMASGLLFGKHLYGGVGKNPFNPAMLGFAMAIVMFPQPMTHWPAHGMALLDAVQQVFNPGQAPDAWVQATALDSLRINKSLTIDELFAANPAFGRFGGRGAEWVNLAFLVGGLFLLQRRVFAWHAPVGMLASLFVVSLLFWNGSGSDSHGSPLFHLLSGATMLGAFFIITEPISGAKSALARLLFGVGVGVLTYLIRTWGGYPDGVAFAVLLMNLCVPALERFAAGRPAQVRP, encoded by the coding sequence ATGTCGCCCCTTGAGACACCTGACGAGCGCCTGCAACAGGCGATGAAAATGGTGTTGCTCGCCATGCTGCCGGGCTTATTGGCGTTGTTCTGGTTTTTCGGTTGGGGCGTGTTGATCAACCTGATCCTCGCCGTCAGCACCGCATTGATCGTCGAGGCAGGCATCACACGCTTGCGTCGACAACCCTTGTTGCCAACGCTGAGCGACGGCAGTGCACTGGTCAGCGCGACACTGCTGGCCGCCGCCCTGCCGCCTTATTGCCCGTGGTGGCTGACAGTGACCGCGATGGCCTCGGGCCTGTTGTTTGGCAAACACCTTTACGGCGGCGTTGGCAAAAACCCGTTCAACCCGGCCATGCTCGGTTTTGCCATGGCCATCGTCATGTTCCCGCAACCCATGACCCACTGGCCGGCCCACGGCATGGCGCTGCTCGATGCCGTGCAGCAGGTGTTCAACCCAGGTCAGGCGCCGGACGCCTGGGTTCAGGCAACCGCGCTGGACAGCCTGCGCATCAATAAAAGCCTGACCATCGACGAACTCTTCGCCGCCAACCCGGCGTTCGGGCGATTCGGCGGGCGTGGTGCGGAGTGGGTGAACCTGGCGTTTCTCGTCGGTGGTCTGTTTCTGCTGCAACGGCGGGTGTTCGCCTGGCACGCGCCGGTCGGCATGCTCGCCAGCCTGTTTGTGGTCAGCTTGCTGTTCTGGAATGGCTCTGGCTCCGATTCTCACGGCTCGCCACTGTTTCATCTGCTGAGCGGGGCGACCATGCTCGGCGCGTTTTTCATCATCACTGAACCGATATCCGGCGCAAAAAGCGCACTCGCTCGCCTGTTGTTTGGCGTCGGAGTCGGGGTGCTGACTTATCTGATCCGCACCTGGGGCGGTTACCCGGACGGTGTCGCGTTTGCCGTACTGCTGATGAATCTCTGCGTGCCGGCACTGGAGCGCTTTGCCGCTGGCCGCCCGGCCCAGGTGCGCCCATGA
- a CDS encoding RnfABCDGE type electron transport complex subunit G: MNRTTNALTLLLLAVLGIGTTYLVQHSNAPQIAAGQRLLDSRKLLDVLAPETYDNQPLAQPLALADTALSHSNLSGGYRATKAGRTIAVLLRSQTEGYAGSIELLIAIDANGKMLGVKTLKQSETPALGGHLGDWPNTWLQAFTGKSSNEPTASGWALKKDQGQFDQLAGATITSRAAVNAIHDALRYFDEHRAVLLGSEQ; encoded by the coding sequence ATGAACCGCACGACCAACGCACTCACCCTGCTGCTGTTGGCCGTGCTCGGCATCGGTACGACGTATCTGGTACAACACAGCAATGCGCCGCAGATTGCCGCCGGGCAACGGCTGCTCGACAGTCGCAAACTGCTCGATGTCCTCGCGCCCGAGACTTACGACAACCAACCGCTGGCACAGCCGCTGGCATTGGCCGACACGGCCTTGAGCCATAGCAACCTGAGCGGCGGCTATCGCGCGACCAAGGCGGGGCGAACGATTGCAGTGCTACTGCGTAGCCAGACCGAAGGCTATGCCGGCAGCATTGAACTGCTGATCGCGATTGATGCCAACGGAAAAATGCTCGGAGTGAAAACCCTCAAACAATCAGAAACCCCGGCGCTCGGCGGGCATCTGGGCGATTGGCCGAATACCTGGCTCCAGGCATTTACCGGCAAATCGAGCAACGAGCCGACGGCTTCAGGTTGGGCGTTGAAAAAGGATCAAGGGCAATTTGATCAACTAGCCGGGGCGACCATCACGTCTCGCGCGGCGGTCAATGCGATCCATGATGCCCTGCGCTACTTCGACGAACATCGTGCAGTACTGCTGGGGAGCGAACAATGA
- a CDS encoding response regulator transcription factor: MNKVLIVDDHPVIRLAVRMLMERHGYEVIAETDNGVDALQLAREQMPDIVILDIGIPKLDGLEVIARLASTAMPMKVLVLTSQAPGHFSMRCMQSGAAGYVCKQQDLTELLSAIKAVLSGYSYFPNQALHTVRTSLGNASEADMVDRLSGREMMVLQQLARGKTNKEIADGMFLSNKTVSTYKTRLLLKLNARSLVDLIELAQRNGLV, from the coding sequence ATGAATAAAGTGCTGATCGTGGATGATCACCCCGTCATTCGTCTTGCTGTGCGTATGCTGATGGAACGTCATGGCTACGAAGTTATTGCAGAAACGGATAATGGCGTGGATGCGTTACAACTGGCTCGCGAACAAATGCCGGATATTGTCATTCTGGATATTGGAATACCGAAACTTGATGGTCTGGAAGTTATTGCGCGTTTGGCGTCGACCGCGATGCCGATGAAGGTTCTGGTGCTGACGTCTCAGGCACCGGGTCATTTTTCAATGCGCTGCATGCAGTCCGGGGCGGCGGGATATGTGTGCAAACAACAGGATTTGACCGAGCTGCTCAGCGCCATCAAGGCGGTACTGTCCGGCTACAGTTATTTTCCCAATCAGGCCCTGCATACCGTACGTACCAGTCTGGGCAATGCCAGCGAAGCGGATATGGTGGACCGTCTTTCCGGGCGTGAAATGATGGTCTTGCAGCAATTGGCCCGGGGAAAGACCAACAAGGAAATTGCCGATGGCATGTTTCTCAGCAACAAGACGGTCAGCACCTATAAAACCCGTTTGTTACTCAAACTCAATGCACGCTCTCTGGTGGACCTGATCGAGTTGGCGCAACGTAATGGTCTGGTCTGA
- the nth gene encoding endonuclease III, which produces MNAAKRLEIFRRLHEDNPEPKTELAYSSPFELLIAVILSAQSTDVGVNKATAKLFPMANTPAAIHALGVEGLSEYIKTIGLYNSKAKNVIETCRLLVERHGGEVPQTREELEALPGVGRKTANVVLNTAFRQLTMAVDTHIFRVSNRTGIAPGKNVVEVENKLMKFVPKQFLLDSHHWLILHGRYVCLARKPRCGSCRIEDLCEYKAKTSDD; this is translated from the coding sequence ATGAATGCCGCAAAACGTCTTGAGATCTTTCGCCGACTGCATGAAGACAATCCGGAGCCGAAAACCGAGCTGGCTTATTCCTCGCCGTTCGAACTGCTGATCGCCGTGATTCTGTCGGCGCAGTCGACTGATGTCGGCGTCAACAAGGCGACGGCGAAGTTGTTCCCGATGGCCAATACCCCTGCGGCGATCCATGCGTTGGGTGTCGAAGGTCTGTCCGAATACATCAAGACCATCGGGCTCTACAACAGCAAGGCCAAGAACGTCATCGAGACCTGCCGTTTGCTGGTCGAACGACATGGCGGTGAGGTGCCGCAGACCCGCGAGGAGCTCGAAGCCCTGCCCGGCGTAGGCCGAAAAACCGCGAACGTGGTGCTCAATACGGCGTTCCGTCAACTGACCATGGCCGTCGACACGCATATTTTCCGCGTCAGCAACCGCACTGGCATTGCGCCCGGCAAAAACGTGGTTGAGGTAGAAAACAAGCTGATGAAGTTTGTCCCCAAGCAATTTCTGCTCGACTCCCACCATTGGCTGATTCTTCACGGACGTTATGTGTGTCTGGCGCGCAAGCCACGCTGTGGTAGCTGTCGGATCGAAGACTTGTGCGAGTACAAGGCCAAAACGTCGGACGATTGA